A region of Pleionea litopenaei DNA encodes the following proteins:
- a CDS encoding amidohydrolase family protein, translating into MKKLSLSGIAATMAALICQTSIADQTSHVYGIHDRSINKVAFTNATIFTQPGSKISNATLIIDNGRIVSVKENGAVPKDAKVVDLSGHTVYPGFIDPYSDYVFGAAKTEFRWGEPPQYEGKREGGNAWNEAIHSEIDWVNNFKADGKAAKSYIDNGFTAVQTAKLDGIFQGQGVTVSLNDDIANDLIYRANARHFASFNKGSSKQNYPSSLMGSIALIRQTLSDAKWYQSAKGKTDHLITGEPVEYNAALEELNELNQSGVIFNAEDSLSTLRADQLFDQYQLDVTYIADGLEYARISDIKKVNATFVVPFNFPEKPDVSSFESQLDTSLAELRHWERAPSNPATLAANKIPFAFTHFGLPKKNQFWSNVRNAVKHGLSEKDALAALTTVPAKIAGIDKVAGSIAPGKYADFVITDGNLFEKASIKSVYLMGKEQSLKPINPNDFSGQYGIEVVGQSLTLSLNQEGEKISGELIKKSESEEENTNIKFKAELSAKEQLQFSADLSDLDLAGTYRFSARLNNNGLAVAMTTPDLGRASIQANRLDEQSTEKEKEKDQTSDAISYIGKTTYPNRAFGLTAQPQQQNLHIKNATVWTSEKEGRLDNTDILIRNGKIRDIGKNLSTPSGYTVIDATGKHVTAGIIDEHSHIAISKGVNEGSDAITAEVRIGDVLNPEDINIYRAMAGGTTTAQLLHGSANPIGGQAQVIKLRWGENAAGLKFDKAPPSIKFALGENVKQSNWGDKYTIRYPQTRMGVETIVRDAFIRAKEYKQSFEEFDDLSRSEQKRTAPPRRNYRLDTLNEILDRQRFVHSHSYVASEILSLIKIAEDFDFTIQTFTHILEGYKVADEMAKHGASASTFADWWAYKFEVYDAIPGNTCLMMKNGVNVSVNSDSGDLIRRLNTEAAKSINYCDMKPEDAIKMVTINPAKQLKIDQYTGSLKEGKDADLVIWNGNPLSIYSKVEQTWIDGRNYFNRELDEQQRIAMAKEKSALIQKALGSNKAQSKGQASEKTQQQYLLKDNTVWHCEDNFDFWRWQSAEQTSAATSHQGVH; encoded by the coding sequence ATGAAGAAGCTTAGCCTCAGCGGAATTGCCGCGACCATGGCCGCTTTGATTTGCCAAACATCGATAGCGGATCAAACCAGTCATGTGTACGGAATACATGACCGCAGCATCAACAAAGTCGCATTTACCAACGCGACCATTTTCACTCAACCGGGCTCGAAGATTAGTAACGCAACTTTAATTATTGATAATGGGCGCATCGTTAGTGTCAAAGAAAATGGCGCAGTACCAAAAGATGCTAAAGTCGTCGATTTATCAGGGCATACCGTTTATCCGGGTTTCATCGATCCTTACAGCGACTATGTTTTTGGCGCTGCTAAAACAGAGTTTCGATGGGGAGAGCCACCGCAATACGAAGGAAAGCGCGAAGGCGGAAACGCCTGGAATGAAGCCATTCATTCTGAAATCGATTGGGTGAATAACTTTAAAGCTGACGGAAAAGCCGCGAAAAGTTACATCGACAACGGTTTCACAGCCGTGCAAACCGCCAAACTCGACGGCATTTTTCAAGGCCAAGGGGTCACCGTATCTCTTAACGACGATATCGCCAACGATCTAATTTATCGAGCGAATGCGCGTCATTTCGCCAGCTTCAACAAAGGGAGCTCAAAGCAAAATTATCCTTCGTCGCTGATGGGAAGTATTGCTTTAATTAGACAAACTCTCAGCGATGCGAAGTGGTATCAATCAGCAAAAGGTAAAACCGATCATCTTATCACCGGAGAACCAGTTGAATATAATGCCGCTCTCGAAGAATTAAATGAACTGAACCAGTCTGGCGTTATTTTTAATGCCGAAGATAGTCTAAGTACCCTTCGTGCGGACCAACTGTTTGACCAGTACCAACTCGATGTCACCTACATTGCCGACGGCTTAGAGTACGCACGAATCAGTGATATCAAAAAAGTTAATGCTACTTTTGTTGTGCCATTTAACTTTCCAGAAAAACCCGATGTCAGTAGCTTTGAGTCGCAACTCGATACATCGTTAGCAGAATTACGTCATTGGGAACGAGCTCCAAGTAACCCTGCAACGCTAGCGGCCAATAAAATTCCATTTGCATTCACGCATTTCGGTTTACCGAAGAAAAATCAATTTTGGAGCAATGTTCGCAATGCGGTAAAGCATGGACTATCAGAAAAGGATGCATTAGCGGCGCTGACCACTGTACCCGCTAAAATAGCTGGCATTGATAAAGTTGCAGGAAGTATCGCTCCGGGTAAATACGCAGACTTCGTTATTACCGATGGTAATCTTTTTGAAAAAGCGTCCATTAAAAGTGTCTATTTAATGGGAAAAGAACAGTCTCTAAAACCAATTAACCCGAACGACTTTTCAGGTCAATATGGCATTGAAGTGGTTGGTCAGTCGTTGACTCTTTCACTTAATCAAGAGGGTGAAAAAATCTCTGGCGAACTGATTAAGAAAAGTGAATCAGAGGAAGAAAACACGAACATTAAATTCAAAGCGGAACTGTCAGCTAAAGAGCAATTGCAATTCAGTGCTGATCTTTCAGACTTGGATTTAGCGGGAACTTATCGCTTTAGCGCAAGGCTTAACAACAATGGCCTAGCCGTCGCGATGACCACGCCCGATCTTGGTAGAGCGTCTATTCAAGCAAACCGGCTTGATGAACAATCGACCGAAAAAGAGAAAGAGAAAGATCAAACCAGTGACGCTATTTCTTACATCGGCAAAACGACCTATCCGAATCGAGCGTTTGGATTAACCGCTCAGCCTCAGCAGCAGAACCTGCACATTAAAAACGCTACGGTCTGGACTTCTGAAAAAGAGGGTCGCTTAGACAACACCGATATTTTGATTCGCAATGGAAAAATCCGTGACATAGGTAAGAACCTTTCTACACCTAGTGGATACACCGTCATTGATGCGACAGGTAAGCATGTCACAGCAGGAATTATTGATGAACACTCTCACATTGCTATCAGTAAAGGCGTTAATGAAGGTAGCGATGCCATTACTGCAGAAGTTCGGATTGGCGATGTGCTTAACCCTGAAGACATTAATATTTATCGAGCGATGGCAGGAGGAACCACAACGGCTCAGTTACTTCATGGCTCTGCAAACCCAATAGGCGGGCAAGCACAAGTCATCAAACTTCGTTGGGGTGAAAACGCCGCAGGTCTAAAGTTTGACAAGGCACCGCCTTCCATTAAATTTGCATTGGGAGAAAATGTTAAACAAAGTAATTGGGGAGATAAATACACCATTCGGTACCCACAAACTCGAATGGGTGTTGAGACTATTGTTCGAGATGCTTTTATTCGAGCTAAAGAATACAAGCAAAGCTTTGAAGAGTTCGACGATTTAAGTCGTTCAGAACAAAAGCGAACCGCTCCTCCGCGCCGAAACTATCGCCTTGATACGTTAAATGAAATTTTAGATCGACAAAGATTCGTTCACTCACATTCTTATGTGGCTTCTGAAATTTTAAGTTTAATAAAAATCGCTGAAGACTTTGACTTCACCATTCAAACCTTTACTCATATTCTTGAGGGCTACAAAGTCGCCGATGAGATGGCGAAACACGGAGCCAGTGCTTCAACGTTTGCCGATTGGTGGGCGTATAAGTTTGAAGTGTACGATGCAATACCTGGCAATACTTGCTTAATGATGAAAAACGGCGTCAATGTTTCTGTCAACTCAGACAGTGGTGATCTTATTCGTCGACTCAATACAGAGGCCGCCAAGTCAATTAACTACTGCGATATGAAGCCTGAAGATGCTATTAAGATGGTCACCATCAATCCAGCCAAACAATTAAAAATTGATCAATACACAGGATCTCTTAAAGAAGGTAAAGATGCTGACTTGGTCATATGGAATGGCAACCCATTATCGATTTATAGCAAGGTCGAGCAAACTTGGATTGACGGTCGAAACTACTTTAACCGAGAGTTAGATGAGCAACAACGAATTGCCATGGCAAAAGAGAAAAGCGCATTGATTCAGAAAGCGTTAGGCTCGAATAAGGCGCAATCTAAAGGCCAAGCAAGTGAAAAAACACAACAACAGTATTTGTTAAAAGATAATACCGTTTGGCATTGCGAAGATAATTTTGATTTCTGGCGCTGGCAGTCCGCAGAACAAACTTCAGCAGCGACGTCACATCAAGGAGTACACTAA
- a CDS encoding amidohydrolase family protein — MNLINSMKRPVLAFSAAMSVSLFAHDLVPGDTTEQPLFIQNATVHTVTKGTHENYDIVIENGKISQLGSNLEAPKNAKVMNANGKHVYPGLIALSTTLGMVEISAVRSTRDMSETGRATPEVKAHIAFNADSEIIPTVRSNGITHAEIAPTGSGLNGQSSLMQLDGWNWQDAIVKSSSGMHLQWPRVGVNKSFWERRSPQKQKEDNDKALASLYELFADLKAYAAARNSNSKTPIDVRWEAMRPVMDGSMPLYIHADDFRQIEQAIAFGKEHQISIVLVGVRDAALALELLKASKVPVIYTSPWGQPSRSDDGYDALYSTPALLEANDIPYALAIEGNWNVRDLPFAAGQSVAHGASKAAALASITIEPARILGVDQRMGSIEVGKDATLVVSEGDIMDHLSHKVTDILIEGRPVDTDNRHKRLYNKYQQKPAK; from the coding sequence ATGAACTTAATAAACTCTATGAAGCGACCGGTTCTCGCATTTTCTGCAGCCATGAGTGTTTCACTGTTTGCTCACGATCTAGTCCCTGGCGACACAACCGAGCAACCCCTGTTTATTCAAAATGCGACGGTGCACACTGTCACAAAGGGAACTCATGAAAACTACGACATTGTGATAGAAAATGGAAAAATATCGCAATTAGGTTCAAATTTAGAAGCCCCTAAAAACGCCAAGGTAATGAATGCCAATGGAAAGCATGTCTATCCCGGTTTAATAGCATTATCAACCACGCTGGGTATGGTCGAAATTTCTGCGGTTCGTTCGACCAGAGACATGAGTGAGACTGGCCGAGCAACGCCCGAGGTTAAAGCTCACATTGCTTTTAATGCAGACTCAGAAATTATTCCAACGGTTCGTAGTAATGGCATCACTCATGCGGAAATCGCTCCTACTGGTAGCGGCCTTAATGGTCAAAGTTCGCTAATGCAGCTTGATGGTTGGAATTGGCAAGATGCTATAGTCAAGAGCTCTTCTGGCATGCACCTGCAATGGCCGAGAGTCGGCGTCAACAAATCGTTTTGGGAAAGACGTTCTCCGCAAAAACAGAAAGAAGACAACGACAAGGCATTGGCGTCTCTGTATGAATTGTTTGCCGATTTAAAAGCATACGCTGCCGCTCGTAACAGCAATTCAAAAACGCCGATCGATGTACGTTGGGAAGCGATGCGCCCAGTCATGGATGGTTCTATGCCATTATATATTCACGCTGATGACTTCCGTCAAATAGAGCAAGCCATTGCTTTTGGTAAAGAGCACCAAATATCAATTGTATTGGTTGGTGTTCGTGATGCAGCATTAGCGCTCGAGTTATTAAAAGCCAGTAAAGTTCCGGTCATCTACACCTCGCCTTGGGGACAACCAAGCCGCAGTGACGATGGCTACGATGCCCTTTATTCAACTCCAGCGTTACTTGAAGCCAATGATATACCCTACGCGTTAGCTATCGAAGGTAACTGGAACGTTCGTGATTTACCTTTTGCGGCAGGACAGTCCGTTGCGCACGGTGCTAGTAAAGCGGCGGCTCTTGCTTCCATTACCATAGAACCGGCAAGGATCTTAGGCGTTGACCAACGCATGGGATCGATAGAAGTAGGTAAAGACGCAACCTTGGTCGTTAGTGAAGGTGACATCATGGACCATTTGTCACATAAAGTGACCGATATTCTGATCGAAGGCCGACCGGTTGATACCGACAACCGTCACAAGAGATTGTACAACAAGTACCAGCAGAAGCCGGCGAAATAA
- the gndA gene encoding NADP-dependent phosphogluconate dehydrogenase, translating into MKHRYPSSSASQQPAPTAQLNDIGFIGAGVMGQNLIMNLVDNGYTVTAFDLDQSKLDTLLLLDQEERGDQPPRISRCSSYTELLASIRSPHLIILSVPAGSAVDDVCHKLIDAGIAADDILVDTGNSLWTDTIEREKTYEGKLIFFGTAVSGGEVGARFGPSLMPSGDPYAWTRIKPIWEAIAAKVESSTGKSISRSKPGETINIGEACTTYIGPSGSGHYVKMVHNGIEYADMQLLCEAYQVLRFGLDYSCEEISSLFSQWNQGPLASYLLEVSAEVLKTQDPISHQPLVDVILDQAGQKGTGLWTSVSSLELGCPAPTIAEAVFARAMSTKKLERLRASDALSGPTKIPALDTEASFLESLHDALLCAKTVAYAQGFDLMRQQARQQNWNLDFAAIAKIWRGGCIIRAALLRSISAAFQRDPDLENLCLDVNIAESLSQQQQSWREAVARITLMGIPTPALSSALSYYDSYRSQLLPANLLQAQRDYFGAHSFERVDSPRGKKFHFLWGSPSATIVEQ; encoded by the coding sequence ATGAAACACCGTTACCCTAGTTCGTCTGCTTCTCAACAACCCGCACCGACTGCTCAACTCAATGACATAGGATTCATTGGCGCTGGTGTGATGGGACAAAATCTAATTATGAACTTAGTCGATAATGGATACACAGTAACGGCCTTCGACCTCGACCAAAGTAAATTAGATACCCTACTACTCCTCGATCAAGAAGAACGCGGGGACCAACCACCTAGAATTAGTCGCTGCAGCTCATACACAGAATTACTCGCGAGTATCCGCTCGCCTCATTTAATCATCCTCTCAGTTCCCGCTGGTTCTGCCGTCGATGATGTGTGCCATAAGTTAATCGATGCTGGAATAGCTGCCGATGATATTCTGGTCGACACAGGCAATAGTCTTTGGACCGACACCATCGAGCGAGAAAAGACCTATGAAGGTAAATTAATATTTTTTGGAACAGCGGTTTCAGGTGGTGAAGTCGGCGCTCGTTTTGGACCTTCATTGATGCCCAGCGGTGATCCTTACGCATGGACCCGCATAAAACCGATCTGGGAAGCCATCGCGGCGAAAGTCGAGAGTTCGACTGGCAAGTCTATTTCGAGAAGTAAACCAGGAGAAACCATTAATATAGGAGAAGCTTGTACCACCTACATCGGTCCGAGTGGATCCGGTCATTATGTAAAAATGGTGCACAATGGAATTGAATACGCTGATATGCAGTTGCTATGCGAGGCTTATCAAGTATTGCGTTTCGGACTCGATTACTCATGCGAAGAAATTTCATCGTTGTTTTCTCAATGGAACCAAGGTCCACTCGCAAGCTATTTACTCGAAGTTTCTGCCGAAGTGCTGAAAACGCAGGATCCTATTTCTCACCAGCCACTGGTTGACGTTATCTTAGATCAAGCGGGTCAAAAGGGCACTGGACTTTGGACCTCTGTTAGTAGCTTAGAACTTGGCTGCCCCGCCCCCACTATCGCAGAAGCTGTGTTTGCCCGCGCTATGTCCACGAAAAAGCTTGAACGACTGCGCGCCAGTGACGCGCTTTCAGGCCCAACTAAAATACCAGCGCTCGATACGGAAGCTAGCTTTCTAGAAAGCCTTCATGATGCCTTGTTGTGCGCAAAAACCGTCGCTTATGCGCAAGGGTTCGATTTAATGCGACAGCAAGCTCGACAACAAAACTGGAATTTGGATTTCGCTGCCATCGCCAAAATTTGGCGCGGTGGCTGTATCATTCGTGCGGCGTTGTTAAGATCAATCAGTGCGGCGTTTCAACGCGACCCAGATTTAGAAAACTTATGTCTTGACGTCAACATCGCCGAGTCGCTTTCACAGCAACAGCAGTCTTGGCGAGAAGCTGTCGCTCGAATCACATTAATGGGAATTCCAACACCTGCATTGAGTTCGGCGCTCAGTTATTATGACAGCTATCGAAGTCAGCTCTTACCAGCCAATTTATTGCAAGCGCAGCGTGACTATTTTGGGGCGCATTCCTTTGAACGAGTTGACTCACCTCGAGGTAAAAAATTTCACTTTTTATGGGGCAGTCCATCGGCGACGATAGTTGAGCAATAA
- a CDS encoding acyl-CoA dehydrogenase family protein: MSQESPAIDSTLSSSETHQVLNQPSPLADYNAYLASPVLQHYIKCFDGEWGESNLVDYGELVGGTLQMAGFDANHYKPEFLTHNRFGHRIDQVNFHPAYHQLMNAAISAGHHNIPWVTPKSGAHVVRAGIEYLHTQADPGSGCPLTMTFASIPALKNQPDIASEWIPKILSHHYDPENKPYFEKAGLTIGMAMTEKQGGSDVRANTTRAVAIDSNNPDKGFKITGHKWFCSAPMCDAFLVLAQTAVGLTCFLMPRWQPDGKKNALYIQRLKDKIGNVSNASSEVEFRGAFAWQVGPEGKGVRTILEMVAMTRFDCMVGSSSLMGLATQQAIHHTGGRSAFGKNLHQQPLMQNVLADLALESEAALAISMRLANALDNLSDHHEKHLFRIGSAIGKYWICKRAPQLTYEAMECIGGVGVVKDNVLARLYTEAPVNAIWEGSGNVQCLDVARAFIKEPEVTRAFLDELKRAKGQYSDYDQFISQLEEQLLEPIDEGQLRRLVERMAIAWQASTLIQNSVESVAECFVHNRIKGAYAMYGCLNTQQDLRSIFNRFAAQL; this comes from the coding sequence ATGTCACAAGAATCCCCCGCTATCGACTCAACGCTAAGTTCATCGGAAACTCACCAAGTGTTGAACCAACCCTCACCGCTGGCTGATTACAATGCCTATTTAGCCAGTCCGGTGTTGCAGCACTATATCAAATGCTTCGATGGCGAGTGGGGCGAAAGCAACCTCGTTGATTATGGCGAACTCGTTGGTGGCACTCTACAAATGGCCGGCTTTGATGCTAACCACTACAAACCTGAATTCTTGACTCATAATCGATTCGGCCACCGCATTGATCAAGTTAATTTTCACCCAGCCTACCATCAGCTAATGAATGCCGCGATTTCCGCAGGCCACCATAATATTCCTTGGGTGACCCCAAAGTCTGGCGCGCATGTTGTTCGTGCTGGAATAGAATACCTTCACACTCAAGCCGATCCCGGCAGTGGTTGTCCTTTGACCATGACCTTTGCGTCAATCCCCGCCCTCAAAAATCAACCCGACATTGCCAGTGAATGGATACCCAAAATTTTAAGCCATCATTACGATCCCGAAAATAAACCTTATTTCGAAAAAGCTGGGTTAACCATTGGAATGGCCATGACAGAGAAGCAAGGTGGGAGTGATGTGCGCGCAAATACCACCCGAGCGGTTGCTATCGATTCCAACAACCCTGATAAAGGTTTTAAAATCACTGGGCACAAATGGTTTTGCTCCGCCCCTATGTGCGACGCATTCTTAGTACTTGCACAAACCGCCGTTGGTTTAACCTGCTTCTTGATGCCCCGTTGGCAACCCGACGGAAAGAAAAATGCATTGTATATTCAACGTTTGAAAGACAAAATCGGCAATGTTTCTAATGCATCGTCTGAAGTTGAATTTCGCGGTGCGTTTGCTTGGCAAGTTGGTCCCGAAGGCAAAGGTGTTCGCACGATTTTAGAAATGGTAGCGATGACCCGCTTTGATTGCATGGTCGGCTCGTCTTCATTGATGGGTTTAGCAACGCAACAAGCCATTCACCATACTGGCGGACGCAGTGCCTTTGGAAAAAATCTTCACCAACAACCTCTGATGCAAAATGTGCTTGCTGATTTAGCGTTGGAGTCAGAGGCTGCGTTAGCCATCTCCATGCGTCTGGCAAACGCTCTCGACAACCTAAGCGATCATCATGAGAAACACCTTTTTCGAATTGGCAGTGCAATAGGCAAATATTGGATCTGTAAGCGAGCGCCACAATTGACTTATGAAGCCATGGAGTGCATTGGTGGGGTTGGCGTTGTCAAAGACAATGTACTTGCTCGTCTGTATACCGAAGCCCCTGTTAATGCAATTTGGGAAGGTTCTGGAAATGTCCAGTGTCTCGATGTTGCTCGCGCATTTATTAAAGAGCCTGAAGTCACTCGCGCATTTTTGGACGAACTTAAGCGCGCAAAAGGACAGTATTCTGACTACGATCAGTTTATTAGCCAACTTGAAGAGCAACTACTGGAACCGATAGATGAGGGGCAATTGCGCCGTTTAGTCGAGAGAATGGCGATTGCTTGGCAAGCCTCGACACTCATTCAAAACTCAGTCGAATCCGTTGCTGAATGTTTTGTGCATAACCGCATAAAAGGCGCTTATGCAATGTACGGTTGTTTGAATACTCAGCAAGATTTACGCAGCATCTTCAATCGATTTGCAGCCCAGCTCTAA
- a CDS encoding fibronectin type III domain-containing protein: protein MSQLFSSSFSFRSQWMLIVVFFIAFSHMGVEAKKGGGKPQANPAPELVVHAPTDGSTLVAGEPITFSASATDPQEGNLNHWINWHSNVNGWLGIGGEISRTLSEGTHRLTVHVTDSDGNRAQQILTLNVTAYVNQAPTLSLLEPTYAATYYEGDSLVFAATAGDVEDGDLSDSVNWSSNLDGFIGQGNGFSGALSVGEHIITATVQDSHGASVEQTTQVTVLALELAAPQLTVLSPIAGNSYDSAQAVIFQATADDAQQGNLNHWINWHSNLNGWLGIGGEISKVLKVGTHRITAHVTDSDGNRSQSIFEITVAAGAPVNQLPSLSVASPLAGSSHDSGSVVTLQASANDAEDGDLSASIEWVSNRDGLLTVGGYYQTTLSDGEHTITVTVTDSDGASRSESFSITMVAVQNNGGQATVHWVAPTENTDNSALTNLSGYRVYFGDSMNNVKAQSVWVDASNTQVTIDGLSQGVTYYFSVVAVNDEGLESDLSNVASKTIQ, encoded by the coding sequence ATGAGCCAACTTTTTTCTTCTTCTTTCTCTTTCCGCAGTCAATGGATGCTGATTGTTGTTTTCTTCATCGCATTCAGCCACATGGGAGTGGAAGCGAAAAAAGGTGGCGGCAAACCCCAAGCGAATCCTGCGCCCGAGTTGGTGGTTCATGCCCCAACCGACGGCAGCACCTTGGTGGCTGGTGAGCCAATCACTTTTTCAGCCAGCGCCACTGATCCTCAAGAAGGCAACTTAAACCATTGGATCAACTGGCATTCAAACGTGAACGGCTGGTTAGGCATTGGTGGCGAGATCTCTCGCACTTTGTCAGAAGGCACTCACCGTTTAACGGTGCATGTGACCGATTCAGATGGCAACCGAGCGCAACAGATTTTAACGCTTAACGTCACCGCGTACGTGAACCAAGCACCGACCTTGTCATTGCTTGAACCAACTTACGCGGCGACTTACTACGAAGGGGACAGCCTTGTATTTGCAGCCACCGCGGGTGACGTTGAAGACGGCGACCTTAGTGATTCGGTTAACTGGTCGTCAAATCTTGATGGTTTTATTGGTCAAGGCAACGGCTTTAGCGGTGCACTAAGCGTGGGCGAGCACATCATCACCGCCACGGTTCAAGACAGCCATGGTGCAAGTGTCGAGCAAACCACACAGGTGACCGTATTAGCACTTGAGTTGGCCGCGCCACAGCTGACGGTGTTGTCACCGATTGCTGGCAACAGCTACGACAGTGCGCAAGCGGTGATTTTCCAAGCGACCGCTGACGATGCACAACAAGGTAACCTAAACCACTGGATCAACTGGCATTCGAACTTAAACGGTTGGTTGGGCATTGGTGGTGAAATCAGCAAAGTATTGAAAGTGGGCACGCATCGCATTACGGCGCACGTAACCGACTCAGATGGCAACCGCAGCCAATCGATCTTTGAAATCACGGTTGCGGCGGGAGCACCAGTAAACCAGCTACCGAGCTTAAGTGTTGCGTCACCCTTAGCGGGCAGCAGCCACGACAGCGGCAGTGTGGTGACCTTACAAGCATCAGCGAACGATGCGGAAGACGGTGACTTAAGCGCGAGCATTGAGTGGGTGTCGAATCGAGATGGGTTATTGACGGTGGGCGGTTACTACCAAACTACGTTAAGCGATGGTGAGCACACCATTACAGTCACCGTGACCGACAGTGATGGTGCCAGCCGCAGTGAGAGTTTCAGCATCACCATGGTGGCGGTACAAAATAACGGTGGGCAAGCCACGGTACATTGGGTCGCACCGACGGAGAATACCGACAACAGTGCGTTAACCAACTTAAGCGGCTACCGCGTGTATTTCGGAGACAGCATGAACAATGTAAAAGCGCAATCGGTGTGGGTGGATGCAAGCAACACGCAAGTGACCATCGACGGCTTAAGCCAAGGCGTTACTTACTACTTCAGTGTGGTGGCGGTGAATGATGAAGGGTTAGAAAGTGACTTATCGAATGTCGCGAGTAAAACCATTCAGTAA
- a CDS encoding DUF4124 domain-containing protein has protein sequence MRAIVLIGLILISGLLPAAEMYKWKDENGKWHYSDKPPKSDSKQVKKQTLDEVDTVGWTESPEVKKTKQKRKSGNYSSSRKKNKCNRSKNQSDYHDKRLKRGSSTNGSNYHKKKLRQERWKQLTNNC, from the coding sequence ATGCGCGCTATCGTGTTAATTGGACTGATATTAATCTCTGGCTTGCTTCCAGCAGCAGAGATGTACAAATGGAAAGATGAAAATGGAAAGTGGCATTACAGTGATAAGCCACCAAAAAGCGATTCTAAACAGGTCAAAAAACAAACCCTAGATGAAGTTGACACCGTCGGCTGGACTGAATCACCAGAAGTCAAAAAAACAAAACAAAAACGTAAGTCAGGTAATTATTCTTCTAGTCGCAAGAAAAATAAGTGCAATCGCTCTAAGAACCAAAGCGACTATCATGATAAAAGACTGAAGCGCGGCTCGAGTACCAATGGTTCCAATTACCATAAGAAAAAGTTACGTCAAGAACGATGGAAGCAATTAACCAATAACTGCTAA
- a CDS encoding DUF6544 family protein, protein MIKVLLIFTVFLLALIGYWFASGRKREVLHFETIENGLMHIASQTSHQRVDFSELAALPKPVERYFRKVLVDGQPSVQTMRCWQAGVIRGSIKSSRWSEFQAQQLIVPSAPGFVWNARVDTPFGTFVQVVDSYLQGEGAGRVSLLAALTVAQDSNHPMINASALHRYLAEAVWCPTALLPSAGIVWRAIDDFTALATINDDANSVSVEFRFDDHGDIVGVFSPGRYGLFEGEYKQVAWEGRYFDYQQIEGMRVPLAGEVGWYDGDELKLVWSGRLSKIQFSFS, encoded by the coding sequence ATGATTAAAGTGCTATTGATATTCACCGTTTTTTTGCTCGCGTTGATAGGCTATTGGTTTGCCAGTGGTCGAAAGCGTGAAGTGCTGCATTTCGAAACCATTGAAAATGGTCTGATGCATATTGCAAGTCAAACAAGCCATCAACGAGTTGATTTTTCTGAACTTGCCGCGCTACCAAAACCGGTTGAACGCTATTTTCGCAAGGTCTTAGTCGATGGTCAGCCAAGCGTGCAGACCATGAGATGCTGGCAAGCCGGTGTGATCCGCGGCAGTATAAAATCATCGCGTTGGTCGGAGTTTCAAGCACAGCAATTGATTGTACCTAGCGCTCCCGGGTTTGTATGGAATGCTCGGGTAGATACTCCTTTCGGGACCTTCGTTCAGGTTGTTGATAGCTATTTGCAGGGAGAGGGGGCCGGTCGAGTGTCTTTATTGGCTGCATTGACCGTCGCTCAAGATTCGAATCATCCTATGATCAATGCAAGTGCATTACACCGCTATTTAGCTGAGGCGGTGTGGTGTCCCACGGCGTTATTGCCCAGCGCTGGCATTGTTTGGCGTGCTATTGATGACTTTACCGCGTTAGCGACGATCAACGATGACGCCAACTCCGTTTCAGTCGAGTTTCGGTTCGATGACCATGGCGATATTGTCGGCGTCTTTAGCCCTGGCCGTTATGGGCTGTTTGAGGGAGAATATAAACAAGTAGCTTGGGAAGGACGCTATTTTGATTATCAACAAATTGAAGGAATGCGCGTGCCTTTAGCTGGCGAGGTGGGGTGGTACGATGGTGATGAACTCAAGCTGGTATGGTCTGGAAGATTAAGCAAAATACAATTCAGCTTTAGCTGA
- a CDS encoding GNAT family N-acetyltransferase — protein MIAAMNRESFEQFWPAFKDIILQQETYAFDAEMTCEESYQLWCASPIRSYGWFEENVVLGTYYLKANAMGPSNHICNCGYMVKPDAGGQGIARKLCEHSQLIARQLGFEAMQFNSVVSTNERAIRLWKTLGFDIIGTIPKAYRHPRLGYVDSFIMHKLLG, from the coding sequence ATGATTGCTGCGATGAATAGAGAGAGTTTTGAACAGTTTTGGCCAGCATTTAAAGACATAATCTTGCAGCAGGAAACCTATGCTTTTGACGCTGAAATGACCTGTGAAGAGTCCTACCAATTATGGTGCGCATCGCCAATTAGGTCATATGGATGGTTCGAAGAAAATGTCGTTCTCGGTACCTACTATTTAAAAGCGAATGCGATGGGGCCAAGTAATCATATTTGTAACTGTGGCTATATGGTAAAACCCGACGCCGGTGGTCAAGGGATTGCTCGAAAGTTATGTGAGCATTCTCAATTGATTGCCCGTCAACTAGGGTTTGAAGCGATGCAATTTAATTCGGTGGTATCAACCAATGAACGAGCGATAAGACTCTGGAAAACGTTAGGGTTTGATATTATCGGCACGATTCCGAAAGCTTATCGTCATCCAAGGTTAGGTTACGTCGATAGCTTTATTATGCATAAATTGCTGGGCTAA